From a single Brassica napus cultivar Da-Ae chromosome C9, Da-Ae, whole genome shotgun sequence genomic region:
- the LOC106376286 gene encoding sorting nexin 2A: protein MMGSENADGFEETNLNVPKEEMENLVLNGDGAGDGTGDSSNSAYRSAMSTLSNVHDPLSPLPTVLTPANSDPLTAPSSYIEPPSYADVIFSPFDETSDSEINGGEDSSLSPDSLSRSPSSSSSDYIKITVSNPQKEQETSNSIVGGNTYITYQITTRTNLPDFGVSESSVRRRFRDVVTLADRLAESYRGFCIPPRPDKSVVESQVMQKQEFVEQRRVALEKYLRRLSAHPVIRKSDELKVFLQVQGKLPLPMSTDVASRMLDGAVKLPKQLFGEGGASAVPVHEVVQPARGGRDLLRLFKELRQSVSNDWGGSKPAVVEEDKEFLEKKEKMLDLEQQIINSSQQAESLVKAQQDMGETMGELGLAFIKLTKFENEEAVFNSQRTRATDMKNLATAAVKASRFYRELNSQTVKHLDTLHEYLGMMMAVQGAFADRSSALLTVQTLLSELSSLQARAEKLEAASSKVFGGDKSRIRKIEELKETIKVTEDAKNVAIREYERIKDNNRSEVERLDGERRADFMNMMKGFVVNQVGYAEKISNVWAKAAEETSQYDREKQSS, encoded by the exons ATGATGGGATCGGAGAATGCCGATGGGTTCGAAGAGACCAATCTCAATGTACCGAAGGAGGAGATGGAGAATCTCGTCCTTAACGGCGACGGAGCCGGCGACGGAACCGGCGATTCATCGAACTCTGCTTATCGCAGCGCGATGTCAACACTCTCCAACGTTCACGACCCTCTCTCGCCGCTCCCTACCGTCCTGACTCCGGCTAATTCTGATCCACTTACTGCGCCGTCCTCCTACATCGAGCCGCCGTCTTACGCCGATGTTATCTTCAGCCCTTTCGATGAGACCTCCGATAGCGAGATCAACGGCGGCGAGGATAGCAGTCTATCCCCAGATTCACTATCGAGATCTCCTTCTTCGTCAAGCTCCGATTACATCAAGATCACCGTATCGAACCCTCAGAAAGAGCAGGAGACTTCGAACTCCATCGTGGGAGGAAACACTTACATCACGTACCAGATCACGACGAGGACGAATCTCCCTGACTTCGGCGTATCGGAGTCCAGCGTGCGAAGAAGGTTTAGAGATGTTGTTACGTTGGCAGATCGATTGGCTGAGTCGTACAGAGGGTTCTGCATCCCACCGAGGCCGGACAAGAGCGTGGTAGAGAGTCAGGTTATGCAGAAGCAAGAGTTTGTGGAGCAGAGGAGAGTTGCGTTGGAGAAGTACTTGCGGAGGCTCAGCGCACACCCTGTTATCAGGAAGAGCGATGAGCTGAAAGTGTTTCTTCAGGTGCAAGGGAAGTTGCCGCTGCCGATGAGTACTGATGTGGCCTCGAGGATGTTGGATGGCGCTGTGAAGCTTCCGAAGCAGCTGTTTGGTGAAGGTGGGGCATCTGCGGTGCCGGTGCATGAGGTGGTTCAGCCTGCTAGAGGAGGTAGGGATCTGCTGAGATTGTTTAAGGAGCTGAGGCAGTCGGTTTCTAATGACTGGGGTGGGTCGAAACCAGCGGttgttgaagaagataaagagtttttggagaagaaggagaagatgctTGATCTTGAGCAACAAATTATCAACTCCTCACAGCAG GCTGAATCCCTTGTGAAGGCACAGCAAGACATGGGGGAAACCATGGGTGAACTGGGGTTAGCATTCATTAAGCTGACAAAGTTCGAgaacgaagaagctgttttCAACTCTCAAAGAACTCGTGCTACTGATATGAAGAATCTAGCCACTGCGGCTGTAAAAGCAAGCAGATTTTATAGGGAGTTGAATTCCCAGACTGTCAAACATTTG GACACATTACATGAATACCTTGGCATGATGATGGCTGTCCAAGGCGCATTTGCAGATAGATCTAGTGCTTTACTGACAGTGCAGACGCTTCTATCAGAGCTTTCTTCGCTGCAAGCAAGAGCTGAAAAGCTAGAGGCTGCATCATCAAAGGTATTTGGTGGTGACAAATCAAGGATCCGGAAAATAGAAGAGTTAAAAGAAACCATCAAGGTCACTGAAGACGCAAAAAATGTTGCCATCAGAGAGTATGAAAGGATCAAG GATAACAACCGATCTGAGGTGGAGAGGTTGGATGGAGAAAGGCGTGCAGACTTCATGAACATGATGAAGGGTTTTGTTGTTAACCAG GTTGGATACGCAGAGAAAATTAGCAACGTGTGGGCAAAGGCTGCAGAAGAGACGAGCCAATACGACAGAGAGAAGCAGAGCAGCTAA